One stretch of Xiphophorus maculatus strain JP 163 A chromosome 19, X_maculatus-5.0-male, whole genome shotgun sequence DNA includes these proteins:
- the LOC102221368 gene encoding melanoma inhibitory activity protein 2 isoform X1 → MESCLWIVFFMLFPDFNMGLLSDYKICGDPECESPMSRVQAVKNHQGKDCRFLNFRRGDTIFVYHKLTGKREDLWAGSIDKQFGYFPKDAVQEEEVFATMRKVLETQESDFFCMDESGYPLDMSHLDTDEDDNLNFQGHEPESSQIGPHSHDTNAQGTLTSTESTVKEREDEGGNKDLVDATELLEDELKTSAIPKQQGGSPSSSWLRSSMTGWLGFAKVEQSGDSEQEMREDEKETKSEASLTSSVTGWLGIGGEDKPNNDEDSVKGREDTFTSTMTGWLGFGEEKKTVALENEENEETGHEKEPAEKFRSRRMSLDLEGSKLQEEEKEDMGTMGWLGSGLASRLGFGSSGQDSEGEDVEVKEEQPSSSWMETGIGGIFGLGGSNTGADGSKESGIREPERDQMLEQPSGFESLDISQPEVSFSEEVKAETVPYTLPVSAESIDAAENNIDHSNTEDVNNLDIDAGIFNKDDSMHNSSQIDDENVGEHNTRDKQISQNDEVIEQPEISSGPDHSLEKLHSNSMEQLEGSMEESENHDVQIKAPGSLEEEGAEITNQVHKTEESTLMSENSPVNRDIHIEEHFNKVTDPSRQEILGVQSELPEETQVSGDQEESNEQSQLGSSPHQGEVGLQQETQTQTVEVTSKDDELLFSGNTESLHDSVSEEGLNETKPNIYMTKESPQILRDGDVDRFKETVKDQSELTEEETSDSENEVFNGNQMKSTIVSERETEEGLKEEGKVEIDKQEAVEVQEQIEEVKQEEQKMKLEALNKQETEKEEEMGDISEEDMELREERQEETEELEKLVEELPEHGHQIREEELKESEEQNEKEEKADVSGEHSSQEEMELAEERQKEMEAEGEKLETVLLEHEQVNVERLKESVAPNEIGQEEEENMSGAFRASSSQEGAELAEERQKEMEETEEGEKRVEELPEHGHWIRVEELKELEEENEKEEKVDVFVESSNQEGMELAEERQKEMVELKEGEKWKTVLVEHEQIQVERLNESVEPNETEQEEEEMSEVSGESSGQEEMELTEEREKKMKKLNEEEKQVEELLEHGHQIRVEELKELEKQNEIEIADDSGEVEMELKKDEQEVEELKNQQIGGVLLGDEQGTLERLEESEEQNKQAKKEVENQVWDGQLEHKQTDMLDHSSLASLVSEMSTQTEIQKDEEQEKKEVEKQNKEELEKENEHPKKEVEDDNVEVGGFEDGERTGTKVNDDGDWKKDRQDNDFEEETRKTYATETENEFYKDREEMHDSAESEVQTSEQTESTEPQGTDSESRGAFGLIENTFGFFSQKPTPEMPESTQSVHNFNTNEAEPSQPHPSITPELEFPTDSFHAEVTHTAFPTETHPLSAENLPHSAHLVTKEPSKTKPLSKHYKNLLHHMNANDVVILEDLFGRHKLQFLDYILKGSEAATAEDDQSILLDIERLLQHNMETLVAPSMSITDAPQEDKQRTSAIIALQKLETLLKTVKETVSTGISDVSNHQAEHSSSQEKEDNSQSASLHKDDDDDGTHKDWNYEEEEKRVEGSKDNIASFHLTQPGSKQKGVMTQTLDFIHRVAEDSINCAQVVMEILVWIHVQAVSLLPDDMRPGPDLYGVPWEPVIFTGLVGLVTFLLFTSRCYRSIKSRLYRKKEERLAGQLAQLLDEKCKVLETLSQCQKEYDDLENLLGDSGVLAQTQKSEDLEGRAEQLEQSKKRLGTDVGHLKEQLSQQQEHRKEQERRITLLEESMKACEEETKELHSKEEQAQTTLKVYSMNSERLQRNLETAEEENTVLQESNNQLKQEVEGWAERVSELEEEMRRCEVAHSAMLQDVAIKDDRITSLTDRLLRMKCWDSDLEGEEGGEKEATNGTPGEDDDAHLQKVQKLIFAAKLNADLKSVDEDKDRVFAKLNDEIKAKEDLQLSIEEMEKEKLSLQSDTENYTGQVERIQQKLQIMTEMYQENELKLHRMLTVEEKERHQKEEKLNKADKNIAMAMEELNNYRKRAEEMEEELEKTKQSYHTQISAHEKKAHNNWLAVRSAERELGDIRRENALLRQKLTDTQFKLDSLDKDPYALNNLARPLPFRAERSPYGPSPLGRPSSETRPFLSPPTLMDGLPGRLSPRVSRGPGEPPSGQAEMERSGGPRSDSGSNSPTWERDRRGPPPGPPGPLVPPGYMFPEPGGPMFRRPPPPPGALGPLPPLGALPPGPMPPRGLPMGPPHPLDMADGSFRENRLGPGEQDHRESGPGGQRTPPELDLRMGGPPPPGPPGIPIDGPFPRRAPYGPPPPPDFYHPRIPGGPPMRPMWSPHPQGMMLPPRFSPGGPLHPAPNPNAPYGPPMALPPSDGPPPPRQQSLPSPPQSQSPENRPSPEDAI, encoded by the exons ATGGAAAGCTGTCTTTggattgtattttttatgctttttccaGACTTTAATATGGGATTATTGTCTGACTACAAGATCTGTGGGGATCCAGAATGTGAAA GTCCAATGAGCAGAGTTCAAGCTGTAAAGAACCATCAAGGAAAGGATTGCAGATTCCTGAATTTCAGACGAGGAGACACAATTTTTGTGTACCACAAACTGACAGGGAAACGAGAAGACCTCTGGGCAGGCAGT ATTGACAAACAATTTGGCTACTTCCCAAAGGATGCAGTACAAGAGGAGGAAGTATTTGCCACAATGAGGAAAGTGCTAGAGACCCAG GAATCTGATTTCTTCTGTATGGATGAGTCTGGATATCCTCTTGACATGTCTCATCTGGACACTGATGAAGATGACAATCTTAACTTTCAAGGCCATGAACCCGAATCCAGCCAAATCGGCCCACACTCTCATGACACAAATGCTCAAGGTACTTTGACGTCTACTGAATCTACGgtaaaagaaagagaagatgaAGGTGGAAACAAAGATCTCGTCGATGCAACTGAACTTCTCGAAGATGAACTCAAGACTTCAGCAATTCCAAAGCAACAAGGTGGGTCTCCATCCTCCTCCTGGCTGCGTTCGTCTATGACAGGATGGTTAGGTTTTGCTAAAGTGGAGCAGTCAGGGGATTCAGAACAAGAAATGAGGGAAGATGAGAAGGAGACTAAATCAGAAGCGTCACTCACATCTTCTGTGACGGGCTGGCTGGGCATTGGAGGAGAAGACAAACCTAACAATGATGAAGATAGTGTGAAAGGTAGGGAAGATACCTTTACCTCAACGATGACTGGGTGGCTTGGCTTCGGTGAGGAGAAGAAAACTGTTGCTTTAGAAAACGAAGAGAATGAAGAAACAGGTCATGAGAAAGAGCCCGCAGAGAAGTTTAGGAGTAGGAGGATGTCTCTGGACCTGGAAGGCAGCAAATtacaggaagaggagaaggaagacATGGGGACAATGGGTTGGCTGGGCAGTGGGTTGGCGAGCAGGCTGGGGTTTGGCTCAAGTGGTCAGGATTCAGAAGGAGAAGATGTGGAAGTGAAGGAAGAGCAGCCATCTAGTTCCTGGATGGAGACGGGAATTGGGGGAATTTTTGGTTTGGGGGGTagtaacactggagctgatggAAGTAAAGAAAGTGGTATTAGGGAGCCAGAAAGGGATCAAATGTTAGAACAACCATCTGGATTTGAAAGCCTGGATATCAGTCAACCAGaagtttcattttcagaagAAGTAAAGGCTGAAACGGTCCCTTATACACTACCGGTCAGTGCTGAAAGTATTGATGCTGCAGAAAATAATATTGATCATTCAAACACAGAGGatgtaaataatttagataTTGATGCAGGGATTTTCAACAAAGATGATTCAATGCATAACTCCTCCCAAATAGATGATGAAAATGTTGGTGAACATAATACCAGAGATAAACAAATCAGTCAAAATGATGAGGTTATTGAACAACCTGAAATCAGTTCAGGTCCTGACCACAGCTTAGAGAAATTACATTCAAACTCCATGGAGCAACTTGAAGGTAGCATGGAGGAAAGTGAAAATCATGATGTTCAAATCAAGGCTCCAGGAAGTTTGGAGGAGGAAGGTGCTGAAATAACAAACCAGGTTCATAAAACTGAAGAATCCACTCTAATGTCAGAAAACAGTCCAGTTAACAGGGATATTCATATAGAAGAGCATTTTAACAAAGTGACAGATCCATCTCGACAGGAAATACTAGGAGTTCAGTCTGAATTGCCAGAGGAAACTCAAGTCAGTGGTGATCAGGAGGAAAGCAATGAGCAGAGTCAGCTTGGCTCTTCCCCTCATCAGGGAGAGGTAGGACTGCagcaagaaacacaaacacaaactgtggAAGTCACTTCAAAGGATGATGAACTGTTATTTTCTGGAAATACTGAAAGTCTGCATGACAGTGTCTCAGAGGAGGGTTTGAatgaaaccaaaccaaacatttacatGACTAAAGAGTCTCCACAGATTTTAAGAGACGGTGATGTTGACCGATTCAAGGAAACTGTAAAAGACCAGAGTGAACTAACTGAGGAAGAGACATCAGATTCTGAGAACGAAGTtttcaatggaaatcaaatgaaatcaaCAATAGTTTCTGAAAGAGAAACTGAAGAGGGGTTAAAAGAAGAGGGAAAGGTAGAAATTGATAAACAGGAAGCGGTAGAGGTACAAGAACAGATCGAGGAAGTAAAGCAAGaggaacagaaaatgaaattggAGGCCTTaaataaacaggaaacagaaaaggaagaagagATGGGAGATATTTCAGAGGAGGACATGGAGTTAAGAGAGGAAAGGcaggaggagacagaggagctAGAGAAACTGGTAGAGGAGTTACCAGAGCACGGACATCAGATCAGAGAGGAAGAGTTAAAGGAGTCTGAGGAGCAAAACGAAAAAGAGGAGAAGGCAGACGTTTCTGGGGAGCACTCAAGTCAGGAGGAGATGGAGTTAGCAGAAGAAAGGCAGAAAGAGATGGAAGCGGAGGGAGAAAAATTAGAAACAGTATTACTAGAGCATGAGCAGGTCAATGTGGAAAGGTTAAAGGAATCAGTAGCGCCAAATGAAATAggacaggaggaagaggagaataTGTCAGGTGCTTTCAGGGCAAGTTCAAGTCAGGAAGGGGCGGAGCTAGCAGAAGAAAGGCAGAAGGAAATGGAGGAGAcggaggagggagagaaaagagTAGAGGAGCTCCCAGAGCATGGACATTGGATCAGAGTGGAAGAGTTAAAAGAATtggaggaagaaaatgaaaaagaggaGAAGGTAGATGTTTTTGTGGAGAGCTCAAATCAAGAGGGGATGGAGTTAGCAGAAGAAAGGCAGAAAGAGATGGTGGAGCTAAAGGAGGGAGAGAAATGGAAAACAGTATTAGTAGAGCATGAGCAAATCCAGgtggaaaggttaaatgaatCAGTGGAGCCAAATGAaacagagcaggaggaggaagagatgtCAGAAGTTTCTGGGGAAAGCTCAGGTCAGGAGGAGATGGAGTTAACAGAAGAAAGggagaagaagatgaagaagctAAATGAGGAAGAGAAACAGGTAGAGGAGTTACTAGAGCATGGACATCAGATCAGAGTGGAAGAGTTAAAGGAATTGGAGAAGCAAAATGAAATTGAGATAGCAGATGACTCTGGGGAAGTGGAGATGGAGTTAAAAAAAGATGAGCAGGAGGTAGAGGAGCTAAAAAACCAGCAAATAGGGGGTGTGTTACTAGGGGATGAGCAGGGCACACTGGAAAGGTTAGAGGAATCTGAGGagcaaaataaacaagcaaaaaaggAAGTTGAAAACCAGGTTTGGGATGGACAGTTAGAACACAAGCAAACTGACATGCTGGATCATTCCAGCTTGGcttctttggtttctgaaatgaGCACACAGACTGAAATCCAAAAGGACGAGGAGCAGGAGAAGAAGGAAGTagagaaacagaacaaagaagagCTTGAGAAAGAAAACGAGCACCCAAAGAAGGAAGTGGAGGATGATAATGTTGAAGTAGGTGGGTTTGAGGATGGAGAACGGACTGGAACGAAGGTAAATGATGATGGCGACTGGAAAAAAGACAGACAAGATAATGATTTTGAAGAAGAAACCAGGAAAACGTATgctacagaaacagaaaatgaattttaCAAAGACAGAGAAGAAATGCATGACTCTGCTGAAAGTGAAGTTCAGACATCTGAGCAAACTGAGTCTACAGAACCTCAGGGAACAGACAGTGAAAGTAGAGGAGCCTTTGGTCTTATTGAAAACACTTTTGGATTTTTCTCCCAAAAACCCACCCCTGAGATGCCCGAGTCCACCCAGTCTGTTCATAATTTCAACACAAATGAAGCTGAGCCATCACAGCCTCACCCCTCCATTACTCCAGAACTAGAGTTCCCCACAGATTCATTTCATGCTGAAGTAACACACACAGCATTTCCCACAGAGACTCATCCTCTTTCTGCTGAAAACCTCCCCCACAGCGCTCATTTGGTCACCAAAGAACCATCCAAAACAAAACCCCtcagcaaacattacaaaaatcTCCTCCACCACATGAACGCGAACGATGTAGTTATATTAGAGGACCTCTTCGGCCGACACAAACTGCAATTTTTAGATTACATTTTGAAAGGTTCGGAGGCCGCGACTGCAGAGGATGATCAGTCAATACTGTTGGATATAGAAAGACTTCTGCAACACAACATGGAGACTCTTGTGGCTCCCAGCATGAGCATCACTGATGCACCGCAGGAGGACAAACAAAGGACCAGTGCAATTATTGCACTGCAGAAGCTGGAAACGTTATTGAAAACAGTGAAGGAGACTGTCAGCACAGGAATATCAGATGTCAGTAATCATCAAG CTGAGCACAGTTCAAGCCAAGAAAAGGAAGATAATTCCCAATCTGCTTCTTTACataaagatgatgatgatgatggcacACATAAAGATTGGAATtatgaggaggaggaaaaaagagtTGAAGGAAGTAAAGATAATATTGCATCCTTCCATCTCACTCAGCCAGGATCAAAACAGAAAG GGGTAATGACGCAAACTCTGGATTTCATTCATCGGGTAGCTGAGGACTCCATAAATTGTGCTCAAGTAGTGATGGAAATCCTTGTTTGGATTCATGTGCAG GCTGTGTCACTACTGCCTGATGACATGAGGCCAGGCCCAGACCTGTATGGTGTACCATGGGAACCGGTAATCTTCACTGGCCTGGTGGGACTGGTGACATTCCTGTTGTTCACCAGTAGATGTTATAGATCT ATAAAGAGCAGACTGTACCGAA aaaaggaAGAGAGGCTGGCTGGGCAACTTGCACAGCTGCTGGATGAAAAGTGTAAAGTCCTGGAGACTCTCAGTCAGTGTCAAAAAGAG TATGATGACCTGGAGAATTTACTCGGCGACAGCGGCGTTCTGGCTCAGACTCAAAAATCCGAAGATTTGGAG GGCCGAGCCGAACAGTTGGAACAGAGTAAAAAGCGGCTGGGGACAGATGTTGGACATCTGAAGGAGCAGCTGTCCCAGCAACAAGAACATAGAAAGGAGCAAGAAAGGAGG ATAACTCTGCTTGAGGAAAGCATGAAAGCATGTGAAGAAGAAACCAAAGAGCTCCATTCAAAAGAGGAACAG GCACAAACAACTCTGAAGGTTTACAGCATGAACAGCGAGAGACTACAGAGAAACCTGGAAACAGCAGAAGAGGAGAACACTGTTTTACAGGAGAGCAACAATCAG TTGAAGCAGGAGGTGGAGGGATGGGCAGAAAGAGTAAgcgagctggaggaggagatgcGGAGGTGCGAGGTCGCCCACAGTGCAATGTTGCAGGATGTGGCCATCAAGGATGATCGTATAACG TCCTTGACGGATCGGCTGCTCCGAATGAAATGCTGGGATTCAGATCTAGAGGGTGAGGAGGGAGGAGAAAAGGAGGCAACCAATGGGACGCCGGGAGAAGACGACGACGCGCACCTGCAGAAAGTCCAGAAACTCATCTTTGCTGCTAAG CTGAATGCAGACCTCAAATCAGTGGATGAAGATAAAGACAGAGTGTTTGCGAAGCTGAATGATGAGATCAAAGCAAAAGAAGACCTGCAAT tgAGCATTGAGGAGAtggagaaggagaagttgtCCCTGCAATCCGACACCGAGAATTATACGGGCCAG GTCGAGCGGATACAACAGAAACTGCaaatcatgacagaaatgtacCAGGAGAACGAGCTCAAGCTGCACAG AATGCTGACTGTGGAGGAGAAGGAGCGTCACCAGAAGGAGGAGAAGTTGAATAAAGCTGATAAAAACATTGCAATGGCGATGGAAGAACTGAATAACTACAG aaaacgAGCGGAGGAGATGGAAGAAGAgctggagaaaacaaaacagtcgTATCACACTCAAATCTCTGCCCATGAGAAGAAGGCTCATAATAACTGG TTGGCAGTGCGATCAGCAGAGCGAGAGCTGGGAGACATCCGAAGAGAGAACGCCCTCCTCAGACAAAA ACTCACAGATACTCAGTTTAAACTGGATTCCCTCGATAAAGACCCGTACGCCTTGAACAACCTGGCCAGACCGCTGCCTTTCCGAG CTGAGAGGTCACCTTATGGTCCTTCTCCTCTGGGCCGACCCTCGTCTGAAACGAGACCTTTCCTGTCTCCTCCAACATTGATGGATGGGCTGCCTGGTAGGCTGTCTCCCAGAG TATCTCGTGGTCCAGGGGAGCCCCCAAGTGGCCAAGCAGAGATGGAGCGCAGTGGAGGTCCTCGTTCAGACAGCGGTTCAAACTCTCCCACATGGGAGAGAGATCGCAGGGGTCCCCCACCAGGACCTCCTGGGCCTCTGGTACCCCCAg GCTACATGTTTCCAGAACCAGGAGGTCCCATGTTCAGGagacctcctcctcctccaggggCTTTGGGACCTTTGCCTCCTCTTGGGGCCCTCCCACCTGGCCCTATGCCACCTAGAGGTCTCCCCATGGGACCACCTCACCCTCTAGACATGGCAG ACGGCTCGTTCAGAGAAAACCGTCTTGGACCCGGTGAACAGGACCACAGAGAG TCTGGTCCTGGTGGTCAGAGGACTCCTCCTGAACTGGATCTGAGGATGGGTGGCCCTCCTCCACCTGGACCCCCAGGGATTCCTATAGATGGCCCCTTTCCCCGTAGAGCCCCGTATGGACCCCCTCCCCCTCCTGATTTCTACCATCCCAGGATACCAGGGGGTCCTCCCATGAGGCCCA TGTGGTCTCCCCATCCTCAAGGAATGATGCTTCCTCCTCGTTTCTCACCTGGTGGACCTCTTCATCCCGCTCCTAATCCCAACGCCCCCTACGGCCCCCCCATGGCGTTACCTCCATCTGAtggccctcctcctcctcgtcagCAGTCCCTGCCTTCGCCACCTCAAAGCCAGTCACCAGAAAACAGACCTTCGCCTGAAGATGCCATCTAA